A region from the Arachis ipaensis cultivar K30076 chromosome B01, Araip1.1, whole genome shotgun sequence genome encodes:
- the LOC107611237 gene encoding armadillo repeat-containing protein 8 isoform X2 — protein sequence MPTASASSSDHILDRLASSDGEVKLKAVREVKNQIIGNRTKKLSYIKLGAVPAVTAAIADADSDDSLIVQSAAAIGSFACGVDAGVRAVLDAGAFPHLIRLLSASDVKVVDAAARSLRMIYQSKLAPKYDFFKEENIDFLRSLLKSENENLTVLGAGIVIHSCETSDEQNKLCCAGILEKLISLLDGSLSQRDASLESLAAIIKNDPEVISKFVDLHSGRALSSVIELTKDRFPRTRLLACLCLICVKNSSSCYLQDIGTKTKLVYILLELLDDSGQVGDEASFAFSSLIADKEDMHKLAFEANAIDKFCSTLQKHPLPPKRLEGVFLALGNLCSKLECCRSSFISLQVLDLVVDALTHDDTIVRAAACVCLRSVSRSIKLLSDHSTNVQVAALGVISNIAIGFSLHKSVFMQYGGIKELVQLTKSMDSSLRLNAIWALRNMVFHADKICKEVIFVELTASAIASLICDPEPSVQEQTMGLVRNFVHGCIYSVEYAFAEDGIILDAILRQLQKSSKVEIGIQGMYVFVNIASGNEFHKESVMQLLFPQAENESHSFFNQFLQSNNWHLRSASIWVIVNLTLPESPNAFGRIMILRRLGIVSQIQRMANDFHMDVKLRARHALGQIITFGDS from the exons ATGCCAACTGCATCCGCTTCCTCGTCCGATCACATTCTAGACCGCCTGGCCTCCTCCGATGGAGAGGTAAAGCTTAAGGCTGTCAGAGAGGTGAAGAACCAGATCATCGGAAACCGCACCAAGAAGCTCTCGTACATCAAGCTCGGTGCAGTCCCCGCCGTCACCGCTGCCATCGCCGACGCCGACTCCGATGACAGCCTTATCGTCCAGTCCGCCGCAGCGATTGGAAGCTTCGCCTGCGGCGTCGACGCCGGCGTCCGCGCTGTCCTCGACGCCGGAGCTTTTCCTCATTTGATCAGGCTCCTCTCCGCTTCGGATGTGAAG GTTGTAGACGCTGCTGCCCGATCTCTACGAATGATTTATCAATCAAAACTAGCTCCAAAGTATGATTTTTTTAAAGAGGAGAACATCGACTTTCTTCGTTCACTGTTGAAGAGTGAGAATGAAAATCTTACCGTACTTGGTGCAGGCATTGTTATTCATTCTTGTGAGACAAGTGATGAACAAAATAAATTATGTTGTGCTGGCATTTTGGAGAAGCTTATTAGCCTTCTCGATGGCTCTCTGAGTCAACGAGATGCTAGTTTAGAGTCCTTAGCTGCAATCATTAAAAACGACCCAGAAGTTATCTCAAAGTTTGTTGACCTTCATAGTGGAAGAGCATTAAGTTCTGTAATTGAATTAACTAAGGACAGATTTCCTCGGACAAGGTTATTAGCTTGCTTGTGTTTGATTTGTGTAAAGAATTCTTCTTCCTGCTATCTCCAAGACATAGgaaccaaaaccaaattagtgTACATTTTGCTCGAGCTCCTTGATGACTCTGGTCAAGTTGGAGATGAAGCTTCTTTTGCTTTCTCAAGTTTGATTGCAGATAAAGAAGATATGCATAAGTTAGCATTTGAGGCAAATGCTATTGATAAGTTCTGTAGTACCTTGCAAAAGCATCCTTTACCTCCAAAGCGCCTTGAAGGTGTATTTCTGGCCTTGGGTAATCTTTGCTCAAAATTAGAGTGTTGCAGGTCAAGTTTTATTTCATTGCAG GTATTGGATCTAGTAGTCGATGCCTTAACCCATGATGACACCATTGTACGTGCTGCAGCTTGTGTTTGCTTAAGAAGTGTCTCTCGTTCAATCAAG CTTCTCTCTGATCATTCTACTAATGTCCAG GTTGCAGCCCTTGGTGTCATCAGTAACATAGCGATTGGATTTTCATTGCATAAGTCAGTATTCATGCAATATGGAGGCATTAAAGAGCTTGTGCAATTGACAAAGTCTATGGATTCATCTCTAAGGTTAAATGCTATATGGGCCTTGAGGAACATGGTATTCCACGCAGATAAAATATGCAAGGAAGTAATTTTTGTGGAATTGACAGCATCAGCAATCGCTAGCCTTATCTGTG ATCCTGAGCCTTCTGTTCAAGAACAAACTATGGGCCTTGTCCGCAATTTTGTTCACGGATGTATATACTCTGTTGAATATGCTTTTGCTGAAGATGGTATCATACTAGATGCTATTTTAAGGCAATTACAAAAATCTTCAAAAGTTGAAATTGGTATACAG GGGATGTATGTATTCGTCAATATTGCTAGCGGAAATGAGTTTCATAAGGAATCTGTAATGCAGCTACTTTTTCCTCAAGCAGAGAATGAGTCTCACTCTTTTTTCAACCAGTTTCTGCAGAGCAATAACTGGCATTTACGCTCAGCTTCTATTTGGGTTATAGTTAATCTCACTCTTCCTGAAAGTCCCAATGCATTTGGTCGAATTATGATTTTGCGTAGGCTTGGCATAGTTTCTCAAATACAGAGGATGGCCAATGATTTTCACATGGATGTGAAG CTTCGTGCAAGACATGCACTTGGGCAGATTATTACTTTTGGTGATAGCTAA
- the LOC107611237 gene encoding armadillo repeat-containing protein 8 isoform X1, with the protein MPTASASSSDHILDRLASSDGEVKLKAVREVKNQIIGNRTKKLSYIKLGAVPAVTAAIADADSDDSLIVQSAAAIGSFACGVDAGVRAVLDAGAFPHLIRLLSASDVKVVDAAARSLRMIYQSKLAPKYDFFKEENIDFLRSLLKSENENLTVLGAGIVIHSCETSDEQNKLCCAGILEKLISLLDGSLSQRDASLESLAAIIKNDPEVISKFVDLHSGRALSSVIELTKDRFPRTRLLACLCLICVKNSSSCYLQDIGTKTKLVYILLELLDDSGQVGDEASFAFSSLIADKEDMHKLAFEANAIDKFCSTLQKHPLPPKRLEGVFLALGNLCSKLECCRSSFISLQVLDLVVDALTHDDTIVRAAACVCLRSVSRSIKTLSAGHFLTEKAAISLFQLLSDHSTNVQVAALGVISNIAIGFSLHKSVFMQYGGIKELVQLTKSMDSSLRLNAIWALRNMVFHADKICKEVIFVELTASAIASLICDPEPSVQEQTMGLVRNFVHGCIYSVEYAFAEDGIILDAILRQLQKSSKVEIGIQGMYVFVNIASGNEFHKESVMQLLFPQAENESHSFFNQFLQSNNWHLRSASIWVIVNLTLPESPNAFGRIMILRRLGIVSQIQRMANDFHMDVKLRARHALGQIITFGDS; encoded by the exons ATGCCAACTGCATCCGCTTCCTCGTCCGATCACATTCTAGACCGCCTGGCCTCCTCCGATGGAGAGGTAAAGCTTAAGGCTGTCAGAGAGGTGAAGAACCAGATCATCGGAAACCGCACCAAGAAGCTCTCGTACATCAAGCTCGGTGCAGTCCCCGCCGTCACCGCTGCCATCGCCGACGCCGACTCCGATGACAGCCTTATCGTCCAGTCCGCCGCAGCGATTGGAAGCTTCGCCTGCGGCGTCGACGCCGGCGTCCGCGCTGTCCTCGACGCCGGAGCTTTTCCTCATTTGATCAGGCTCCTCTCCGCTTCGGATGTGAAG GTTGTAGACGCTGCTGCCCGATCTCTACGAATGATTTATCAATCAAAACTAGCTCCAAAGTATGATTTTTTTAAAGAGGAGAACATCGACTTTCTTCGTTCACTGTTGAAGAGTGAGAATGAAAATCTTACCGTACTTGGTGCAGGCATTGTTATTCATTCTTGTGAGACAAGTGATGAACAAAATAAATTATGTTGTGCTGGCATTTTGGAGAAGCTTATTAGCCTTCTCGATGGCTCTCTGAGTCAACGAGATGCTAGTTTAGAGTCCTTAGCTGCAATCATTAAAAACGACCCAGAAGTTATCTCAAAGTTTGTTGACCTTCATAGTGGAAGAGCATTAAGTTCTGTAATTGAATTAACTAAGGACAGATTTCCTCGGACAAGGTTATTAGCTTGCTTGTGTTTGATTTGTGTAAAGAATTCTTCTTCCTGCTATCTCCAAGACATAGgaaccaaaaccaaattagtgTACATTTTGCTCGAGCTCCTTGATGACTCTGGTCAAGTTGGAGATGAAGCTTCTTTTGCTTTCTCAAGTTTGATTGCAGATAAAGAAGATATGCATAAGTTAGCATTTGAGGCAAATGCTATTGATAAGTTCTGTAGTACCTTGCAAAAGCATCCTTTACCTCCAAAGCGCCTTGAAGGTGTATTTCTGGCCTTGGGTAATCTTTGCTCAAAATTAGAGTGTTGCAGGTCAAGTTTTATTTCATTGCAG GTATTGGATCTAGTAGTCGATGCCTTAACCCATGATGACACCATTGTACGTGCTGCAGCTTGTGTTTGCTTAAGAAGTGTCTCTCGTTCAATCAAG ACTCTGAGTGCAGGTCATTTTTTGACTGAAAAGGCTGCCATTTCTCTATTTCAGCTTCTCTCTGATCATTCTACTAATGTCCAG GTTGCAGCCCTTGGTGTCATCAGTAACATAGCGATTGGATTTTCATTGCATAAGTCAGTATTCATGCAATATGGAGGCATTAAAGAGCTTGTGCAATTGACAAAGTCTATGGATTCATCTCTAAGGTTAAATGCTATATGGGCCTTGAGGAACATGGTATTCCACGCAGATAAAATATGCAAGGAAGTAATTTTTGTGGAATTGACAGCATCAGCAATCGCTAGCCTTATCTGTG ATCCTGAGCCTTCTGTTCAAGAACAAACTATGGGCCTTGTCCGCAATTTTGTTCACGGATGTATATACTCTGTTGAATATGCTTTTGCTGAAGATGGTATCATACTAGATGCTATTTTAAGGCAATTACAAAAATCTTCAAAAGTTGAAATTGGTATACAG GGGATGTATGTATTCGTCAATATTGCTAGCGGAAATGAGTTTCATAAGGAATCTGTAATGCAGCTACTTTTTCCTCAAGCAGAGAATGAGTCTCACTCTTTTTTCAACCAGTTTCTGCAGAGCAATAACTGGCATTTACGCTCAGCTTCTATTTGGGTTATAGTTAATCTCACTCTTCCTGAAAGTCCCAATGCATTTGGTCGAATTATGATTTTGCGTAGGCTTGGCATAGTTTCTCAAATACAGAGGATGGCCAATGATTTTCACATGGATGTGAAG CTTCGTGCAAGACATGCACTTGGGCAGATTATTACTTTTGGTGATAGCTAA
- the LOC107611237 gene encoding uncharacterized protein LOC107611237 isoform X3: MIGTVVDAAARSLRMIYQSKLAPKYDFFKEENIDFLRSLLKSENENLTVLGAGIVIHSCETSDEQNKLCCAGILEKLISLLDGSLSQRDASLESLAAIIKNDPEVISKFVDLHSGRALSSVIELTKDRFPRTRLLACLCLICVKNSSSCYLQDIGTKTKLVYILLELLDDSGQVGDEASFAFSSLIADKEDMHKLAFEANAIDKFCSTLQKHPLPPKRLEGVFLALGNLCSKLECCRSSFISLQVLDLVVDALTHDDTIVRAAACVCLRSVSRSIKTLSAGHFLTEKAAISLFQLLSDHSTNVQVAALGVISNIAIGFSLHKSVFMQYGGIKELVQLTKSMDSSLRLNAIWALRNMVFHADKICKEVIFVELTASAIASLICDPEPSVQEQTMGLVRNFVHGCIYSVEYAFAEDGIILDAILRQLQKSSKVEIGIQGMYVFVNIASGNEFHKESVMQLLFPQAENESHSFFNQFLQSNNWHLRSASIWVIVNLTLPESPNAFGRIMILRRLGIVSQIQRMANDFHMDVKLRARHALGQIITFGDS; the protein is encoded by the exons ATGATCGGAACG GTTGTAGACGCTGCTGCCCGATCTCTACGAATGATTTATCAATCAAAACTAGCTCCAAAGTATGATTTTTTTAAAGAGGAGAACATCGACTTTCTTCGTTCACTGTTGAAGAGTGAGAATGAAAATCTTACCGTACTTGGTGCAGGCATTGTTATTCATTCTTGTGAGACAAGTGATGAACAAAATAAATTATGTTGTGCTGGCATTTTGGAGAAGCTTATTAGCCTTCTCGATGGCTCTCTGAGTCAACGAGATGCTAGTTTAGAGTCCTTAGCTGCAATCATTAAAAACGACCCAGAAGTTATCTCAAAGTTTGTTGACCTTCATAGTGGAAGAGCATTAAGTTCTGTAATTGAATTAACTAAGGACAGATTTCCTCGGACAAGGTTATTAGCTTGCTTGTGTTTGATTTGTGTAAAGAATTCTTCTTCCTGCTATCTCCAAGACATAGgaaccaaaaccaaattagtgTACATTTTGCTCGAGCTCCTTGATGACTCTGGTCAAGTTGGAGATGAAGCTTCTTTTGCTTTCTCAAGTTTGATTGCAGATAAAGAAGATATGCATAAGTTAGCATTTGAGGCAAATGCTATTGATAAGTTCTGTAGTACCTTGCAAAAGCATCCTTTACCTCCAAAGCGCCTTGAAGGTGTATTTCTGGCCTTGGGTAATCTTTGCTCAAAATTAGAGTGTTGCAGGTCAAGTTTTATTTCATTGCAG GTATTGGATCTAGTAGTCGATGCCTTAACCCATGATGACACCATTGTACGTGCTGCAGCTTGTGTTTGCTTAAGAAGTGTCTCTCGTTCAATCAAG ACTCTGAGTGCAGGTCATTTTTTGACTGAAAAGGCTGCCATTTCTCTATTTCAGCTTCTCTCTGATCATTCTACTAATGTCCAG GTTGCAGCCCTTGGTGTCATCAGTAACATAGCGATTGGATTTTCATTGCATAAGTCAGTATTCATGCAATATGGAGGCATTAAAGAGCTTGTGCAATTGACAAAGTCTATGGATTCATCTCTAAGGTTAAATGCTATATGGGCCTTGAGGAACATGGTATTCCACGCAGATAAAATATGCAAGGAAGTAATTTTTGTGGAATTGACAGCATCAGCAATCGCTAGCCTTATCTGTG ATCCTGAGCCTTCTGTTCAAGAACAAACTATGGGCCTTGTCCGCAATTTTGTTCACGGATGTATATACTCTGTTGAATATGCTTTTGCTGAAGATGGTATCATACTAGATGCTATTTTAAGGCAATTACAAAAATCTTCAAAAGTTGAAATTGGTATACAG GGGATGTATGTATTCGTCAATATTGCTAGCGGAAATGAGTTTCATAAGGAATCTGTAATGCAGCTACTTTTTCCTCAAGCAGAGAATGAGTCTCACTCTTTTTTCAACCAGTTTCTGCAGAGCAATAACTGGCATTTACGCTCAGCTTCTATTTGGGTTATAGTTAATCTCACTCTTCCTGAAAGTCCCAATGCATTTGGTCGAATTATGATTTTGCGTAGGCTTGGCATAGTTTCTCAAATACAGAGGATGGCCAATGATTTTCACATGGATGTGAAG CTTCGTGCAAGACATGCACTTGGGCAGATTATTACTTTTGGTGATAGCTAA
- the LOC107611319 gene encoding chaperonin-like RbcX protein 2, chloroplastic, producing the protein MMGALSVVGSSVMESHTGPCLCVDHHAHATSVSLKSNNNNIMELRSSFIDPMREWRLCLSRRSFKKQQRNHYRRFNILNELGGQYEETFDDVKTQMLNYFTYKAVRTVLQQLYEMNPPQYTWFYNFVASNKPGDGKRFIRILGKEQQDLAERVMVTRLHLYGKWVKKCNHAEIYQEISDENLELMRERLMETVIWPSDDSNTEMIG; encoded by the exons ATGATGGGTGCTTTATCGGTGGTGGGTTCATCAGTGATGGAATCACACACAGGTCCATGTTTGTGTGTGGATCATCATGCACATGCAACAAGTGTGAGTCTAAAGAGcaacaataataatattatgGAGTTGAGAAGTTCCTTCATTGATCCAATGAGAGAGTGGAGGCTATGTCTTAGTAGAAGAAGTTTCAAGAAGCAGCAGCGAAATCATTATAGGAGATTCAACATTCTCAACGAGCTTGGTGGTCAATATGAGGAGACTTTTGATGATGTTAAAACG CAAATGCtcaactatttcacgtataaggctgTGAGAACAGTTCTTCAGCAGTTGTATGAGATGAACCCTCCTCAATATACCTGGTTCTACAA ttttgttgcatcgaACAAACCAGGAGATGGGAAACGTTTTATTCGAATCCTCGGAAAG GAGCAACAAGATCTCGCTGAAAGAGTGATGGTTACTAGGCTTCACCTCTATGGTAAATGGGTCAAG AAATGTAATCATGCCGAGATATATCAAGAAATCTCTGATGAAAATCTAGAGTTGATGAGGGAACGGCTCATGGAGACAGTAATATGGCCCTCAGATGACTCAAACACAGAAATGATTGGCtga